DNA sequence from the Desulfovibrio legallii genome:
CTTTTTTGCAGCAAAAAAAATAAGAGATATTACGCAATCACCACGGCTGTTGGGGCGGATTATCCGTAGCGGCCGTAAAACCCATACCGGAGGAACAAGAGTATGCATCAGAAAGAAAGGAACGCACTGCAACGCTTCAAGAAAGCCTGCATGGTAGCCATGCTGGCCGCCGGCCTGTTGGTGGGCGCGGCCGGGGGGGCCAAGGCCATTGACTTCAAGGCCCAGGGCGAATGGCTGGTGGGCTTTGGCGTGGCCAATACTAGTCTGACCAAAAACACCAGGGGCCCCAACGACTCTCAAAAGACCAAGAGCAATACGGAAGACGACTTTGGCGCGTCCCAGCGGGTGCGCCTGCAGTTGGACGCCGTGGCCTCCGAAGCGCTTTCGGGCACGGTCTTTTTTGAACTGGGCGACCAGGCCTGGGGCAAGTCTGAAGATGGCGGCGCCCTGGGCGCGGACGGCAAAGTGGTGAAGGTGAAAAACGCCTACATTGACTGGCTGATCCCCAATACCGACGCGCGCGTGCGCATGGGCCTGCAGGCCACTGCCGTGCCCAACGCCGCCGGCGGTTCGGCTATTATGGACTGCGACTCCGCTGCTCTGGTGGTCAACTACAAGTTCAACGACAACGTGGGCCTTACGGCCATGTGGTCCCGCCCGGTCAACGACAACTTCGGCGAAGACTATTTTGATGAAAATGGAAAGAAGAGCACGGAAAAATCCAACTATCTTGACAATATCGATCTCTTCATGCTCTCCGTGCCACTGTCCTTTGACGGCGTGGAAGTGACCCCCTGGGCCATGTACGGCATGCGCGGCAAGAACTCCCTGCGCGGCCTCGAAGAAGTCAATGACAATGAACCCTGGGAAACCAGCGATGGCAACCTGGGCCTGACCCTGTCCGGTCTGACCCCCGGCTTCAACTACGCGGGCAGCACGCCGCTTACGGCTTCCACCACCGGCAAGCAGTACGGCTCGCTGTTCTGGGTGGGCCTGCCTGTGGCTATCACCATGTTTGATCCGCTGAACATTGAATTCGATATCAACTACGGCTATGCCGAAGCCATGGGGCGGTACGATATCGTCAAGCGGCTCAATGGCAACGATATCGTGCGCGGCAGCACCGAGCGTCAGGGCTGGCTGGCCAAGGCCTTGATCGAATACAAGATGGACTGGGCCACCCCCGGCATCTTCGGCTGGTACGCCAGCGGCGACGACGGCAACGTCAAGAACGGCTCCGAGCGCATGCCCTCCATTGCGGGCGCGGGCAACTTCACCTCCTTTGTGGGCGACGGCAACCTGGCCTGGGGCGCGGGCCCCGGCGACGTCTGCGACTGGAGCATGAGCTACGCCGGCACCTGGGGCATCGGCGGTCAGCTGGCCGACATGAGCTTTGTGGAAAACCTCAAGCACACCTTCCGCGTGGCCTACTGGGGCGGCACCAACGCGCCTTCCATGGTCAAGTACATGGACAGCGCCTCGGCCTGGAGCGGCAACGGCATCGGCGGCGACGGCCCCTACCTGACCACCAACGACGGCCTGCTGGAATTCAACCTGGTCAACCAGTGGCAGATCTACGAAAACCTGGAAGCCAACCTGGAACTGGGCTACGTGGTCAATATGGTGGACCAGGATACCTGGAAGAAGAACGGCTATAACAACGGCCAGGGCAACGGCAGCTTCTCCAAGGAAGACGCCTGGAAAGCCCAGTTGGTCTTCGCCTATACCTTCTAAGTCTGTGTAGCGCCCACACCGCGCGCGTTCCCTTCCCGCGCGCTTATACCGCCGCTTCTTCGGAAGCGGCGGTTTTTGTATGGAGGCCCCGCCAGGCGGGGCCTTTTGCAGGCAGCCCCCGCATATTTCTATAAGAATTTCAGCGCGTCTTCCAATCAGGCCCAGTTGCGGCAGCTGAACACCAGTGCCCGTTCTGTGGGCAAGGCCGTAAATGGGGTAACGCCGCTTGGCGCCGCCATGTCCGCCAAGTTGGGAGAATCCCCAAGGTTGTGCAGCAATTATCGAGACTTGCCGGAAACCTGCTCAATACAGGGAGCGTCTGCATCCGTCTTCCCAATAAGGCTGCCTGCCCTTGAGCGGAGGCGTGCAACAAGTACGGCGCCCACTTCGGTGCGGTGCCGCGCAACTGCCCCGCGCACGTACTCCTTGCCAAAAGCGTCTGGGCGTGCAGCCCCAAAGGCGGTTACACGGTAACCTTGTCCCAACGCTCGTACTGCAAAAAAACAAAGCTCTCCCGGCCGTTTTCGAACCGGCCGGGAGGGCTTTGTTTTTATCGGCCGCGTCTTGTGCGTGCCGATTCAGATTGTCTGAGCATCTTTCCGGCCAACCAGTTCGGGATGTCCGGCCAGGGCCGCCAAGCCTTTGACCCCGCGAGCCCTTCCCCGGCTGCGGCTGTGTCGTCCTGGCGAGGGCAAGAGGCGCGGCGGGGTTTGCGCCTCAGGCGTCGATTCTTCCGGCGCGGGCGGCGTTGAGCACGGCCATAAGGGCCACGCCCACGTCGGCGAACACGGCTTCCCATAGGCCGGAAAGGCCCACAATGCCCAGGGCCATGAACAGCCCCTTGATGCCCAGAGCCATGACAATGTTTTGCCAGACAATGGTGCGGGTGCGGCGGGCAATGCGCAACAGCTCAGGCAAACGGGCGGGGTTGTCGTCCAGAATGACCACGTCGGCGGTTTCAATGGCCGCTTCCGCGCCCAGGCCGCCCATGGCCACACCTACGCCGGCCGTGGCCAGCACCGGGGCGTCGTTGATGCCGTCGCCCACAAACAGGGTATGTTTGACCGGCCCCAGCGCCTGCAGGGCGCTGGCCTTGGTTTCGGGCAGCAGACCGGCCTTGAGCACGTCCAGTTTGAGGCGGGCGGCCACGGGGCGGGCCTGTTCCTCCCGGTCGCCGGTGAGCATGGCAATGGTGCGTACGCCCAGGCGGCGCAGGCCTTCCACGGCTTCGGCGGCCTGGGGTTTGAGTCGGTCCGAAACCACCAGTGCACCCAGCAGGCGGCCATTGCGGGCCACCTGCACCACGCTGCCGGGCAGGTCCACGGGCTGGGGTGCAATATTGTGGCTTTGCAGCAGGGCTGCGTTGCCCGCCAGCAAGGTGTCGCCGTTGGCGGTGGTCACCTGCACGCCCTTGCTGGGCACTTCCGTCATGGCGGTTACGGCGGCCTCGTCGGGGGCGCTGTCCGCCTGCTGCGCCGCGCGCAGCACAGAGCGGGCAATGGGGTGGTTGGAGCGGCTTTCGGCCAGGGCGGCCACGCGCAGCAGTTCATTTTTGTCCACGCCAGCGGCGGGCAGCACGGCGTTGACCTCAAACACGCCTTCCGTCAGCGTGCCGGTCTTGTCCAGGGCGGCCACGCGCATGTCGCGCAGGTTGTCCAGCACCGCACCGCCCTTGATGAGAATGCCCCGCCGGGAGGCGGCCCCGATGCCGCCGAAATAGCCCAAAGGAATGGAAATGAGCAGGGCGCAGGGGCAGGAAATGACCAGCAGCACCAGGGCGCGGTAAAGCCACTGTGAGAATGTGCCCAGGCCCAGCAGGGGCGGCAGCACGGCCACCAACAGGGCAAGCCCCGTGACGGCCGGCGTGTACCAGCGGGCCATGCGGGTGATGAAGCGTTCTGTGGGGGCCTTGCGGGCCACGGCGTTTTCCACCATTTCCAGAATGCGGGCAATGGAGGATTCCGCAAAGGGCGCAGTCACTTCTACCCGCAGCGCGCTGTTGAGGTTGATGGTGCCCGCCAGCACCCGACCGCCCGGCGCCACCTGCTGCGGCACGGATTCGCCCGTGAGCGGAGAGGTGTCCACCTGGGAGCGGCCTTCCAGCACCTCACCGTCCAGGGGGATTTTTTCACCGGGACGCACCAGAATGTGGCTGCCGGGCCCCAGCACGTCCGGGGCTACGTCGCGGGTGGTTCCGCCGTCCAGCAGTTCGTGGGCCACACTGGGACGCGCCGCCAGCAGCGCCCGTACCGAACGGCGGGACCGCCCGGCGGCGCGTTCCTGCACAAATTCGCCCACCCGGTAGAAGAGCATGACGCCCACGGCTTCGGGCAGTTGCCCCAAGGCTATGGCGGCCACGGTCGCCCCGCCCATCAAAGTAAATTCGTTGAAGAAATCTTTTTGCAAAATGCTCTGCAAGCCGCTTTTCAGAACTGCAAAACCGCAGAGGGCATAGGGCAGCACGTAGCACAGGGCAAGCACCAGCCAGCGCGGCAGGACACGTTCCAGCTGCGTGTCGGCCAGCATGCCAATGGCGAACAGTACAGCCGAAACGCCCATGAGCAACAGCTCGCGCTTTTCGTGGTCGGCGTCT
Encoded proteins:
- a CDS encoding outer membrane homotrimeric porin, with product MHQKERNALQRFKKACMVAMLAAGLLVGAAGGAKAIDFKAQGEWLVGFGVANTSLTKNTRGPNDSQKTKSNTEDDFGASQRVRLQLDAVASEALSGTVFFELGDQAWGKSEDGGALGADGKVVKVKNAYIDWLIPNTDARVRMGLQATAVPNAAGGSAIMDCDSAALVVNYKFNDNVGLTAMWSRPVNDNFGEDYFDENGKKSTEKSNYLDNIDLFMLSVPLSFDGVEVTPWAMYGMRGKNSLRGLEEVNDNEPWETSDGNLGLTLSGLTPGFNYAGSTPLTASTTGKQYGSLFWVGLPVAITMFDPLNIEFDINYGYAEAMGRYDIVKRLNGNDIVRGSTERQGWLAKALIEYKMDWATPGIFGWYASGDDGNVKNGSERMPSIAGAGNFTSFVGDGNLAWGAGPGDVCDWSMSYAGTWGIGGQLADMSFVENLKHTFRVAYWGGTNAPSMVKYMDSASAWSGNGIGGDGPYLTTNDGLLEFNLVNQWQIYENLEANLELGYVVNMVDQDTWKKNGYNNGQGNGSFSKEDAWKAQLVFAYTF
- a CDS encoding heavy metal translocating P-type ATPase, which codes for MSDHTAPRVADAACSPSCARDYEATHDHQTVPACSCCHDHETAHSHDHGHNHAQVDADLGASDCGCTSCACHSHSGPEDADHEKRELLLMGVSAVLFAIGMLADTQLERVLPRWLVLALCYVLPYALCGFAVLKSGLQSILQKDFFNEFTLMGGATVAAIALGQLPEAVGVMLFYRVGEFVQERAAGRSRRSVRALLAARPSVAHELLDGGTTRDVAPDVLGPGSHILVRPGEKIPLDGEVLEGRSQVDTSPLTGESVPQQVAPGGRVLAGTINLNSALRVEVTAPFAESSIARILEMVENAVARKAPTERFITRMARWYTPAVTGLALLVAVLPPLLGLGTFSQWLYRALVLLVISCPCALLISIPLGYFGGIGAASRRGILIKGGAVLDNLRDMRVAALDKTGTLTEGVFEVNAVLPAAGVDKNELLRVAALAESRSNHPIARSVLRAAQQADSAPDEAAVTAMTEVPSKGVQVTTANGDTLLAGNAALLQSHNIAPQPVDLPGSVVQVARNGRLLGALVVSDRLKPQAAEAVEGLRRLGVRTIAMLTGDREEQARPVAARLKLDVLKAGLLPETKASALQALGPVKHTLFVGDGINDAPVLATAGVGVAMGGLGAEAAIETADVVILDDNPARLPELLRIARRTRTIVWQNIVMALGIKGLFMALGIVGLSGLWEAVFADVGVALMAVLNAARAGRIDA